aacttaaaaccatctcgacataaacgggaaccgctaacgagatttttattgatggacggcacatgatgaacgttcttcagacgcacagtcttccccgaagtaaacttcagatcgaccgtaccaacacctcgaacgatggcatgtgacccgttccccatcagcacgggagaagtccctgttgcctggtaagaagaaaacatggaggcgtcagcacaaacatgtacattggcaccggtgtcaattaaccaatcaggggattgaaatactgaaaggatggtaggaaaaataccgtaccctgattccttcatatcagtatcaccgatgacaacattagcggacttgccgctcttctcatgttcgcgctcctcaaagcggttaggacacttcggagcccagtgattaggatcaccgcagacatggcaaagtcccttccccttcttatgagaattcttcttgaagttggtagaatgtgatggcttgttctttgtatcaaacttgcctttgccctgagttttgttcttgttgtttttgaacttgttgggctggaagttcttcttctgtaccatgtgggcactagaacctccctcagcaactcgagcacgtgtgtcctttgctctcgccttctcttcaacatcaagagtaccaatgagatccgcaacggaaaactcctgtctcttgtgtttcagagaagtagcaaaattgttccacgaaggtggaagcttggcaatgatgcctccggcaacaaatttgtccggcaacacacacttgaagtactcaagttcttttgcgagcgactgtatctcatgagcctgctgtacaacagggcgctcatcagtcatcttgtagtcatagaattgctccatgacgtacaactcgctgccggcgtccgaggcaccaaacttggcctcgagcgcagcccacatgtccttgccgttgtcaaacgacatatacgaatccacaatggagtcatcaagaacactcagaagagcgcctttaaagagagtatcgatcttctcaaaagcttccagctgtgctggattaagatcgccctcaggcttgcccttggtggcgtcatagcagcccatggtctgaaaccagtagactgctctcgtgcgccacctcttatattgcgcccccttaaaggcaggcggcttcagatgcgcagcaaaaccactcggagtaaattgcctataatcaggtttttggattgttggaaatatgagcaaattactacgagatttaatccgaataaaccgaagataaatcatgacttcagcagcagagattaaactaatcatgtgaaccAGCATaacagatgaacagatcacatctagggcacatactagaaacatgaattctaccacgatctcgaacaggaaggatagaatcacatacggtgccgcgggagcagcaccgccggcgttgacgttgtcgcccatgtcgtcgaggatgaggttgccgaggtcgaggaagaagtcgtcgttcgcgaagtcgtcgctgccagcagtcgcgcgagtgcgctccccaaaaacctgatcgcccctctcctgtacaggatcacgagaggcggggttccggaggcctgctgtcccttctgccGGTGcatgccgaaaggagggatggagaagacttgcttggcggcgcaatgatctggaacggtggtgagaaaccatacgaagcggcggcggctagggtagacgtctgcctgactatatagtgcgggccgggcaggtcgtgggagtaaaccccacgtccgagttgtcacgatccaaaagaatcggaaacggttcagtaattaacgcgtccgttaattattaattaatgactcattaatttttcccgagcagcaaaaatatagacaacgtgcatagctctgtcctcggctcgactcaatcccgcaacccgcgacgcgtcgtgacgaggaggaggagcgcgcgtatAGGTCTCCTCttgtcatgctcatacaagtggtagaagagctcaccttataaagaggtgcaactctctctcaacttataaggtgggactaaactttagcctcactcactccactcacatgtgcgCATGAATGGGCCAacagaatttcagaattttagttgggctttgggtcaaaggcctactagcaaaattccaataTAGAGTAGATGTTGCCCATGTGAAATTGAATATGCCAGACCTATAAGGAAATACTTGATTCATTGGTTCCGGCTGCCCATGTGAAATCGAATATTTTAGACCTACAAGGAGATAGTACCAACCGTAGATTCTTGATTAATTGATTCTGGCTAGGCTAGCCTGCTATTCAGCCTATTCTCCTCACTTTCAATGAGTGATGCACATACAAAGATATTTCTCAATGTTGAGGAGAATACTCAGCCTCCCCCAAGTTCTCAAAGAACTCTATTTATTTGTACTACTCGCACTCTGTGATCTCAATCTTACAGAACAAATTAATCCTAGACGACGCGCAGAAATGATGGAACGAAAAAACACCCATCTAAATCCACATACACACACCTGTTTTCACTCGAAATTAACAAGAATCGCAATGCATATCCGGGGATCAAATCGGTCAAGAAACCCTGCGGGGAGGCGACCTCTCCTGCAGGCTGTCGACCCGGCAGTACCGCAGCTGCAGGGACACCTGCCGCTCCATCTGGATGTGCTtgtagaagttggcgatgaactgCTCCGCGCGCCGGTCGATGTCGTCGTCCCCCGCCGGCGACGACCCCCCGCTCGACGACGACGTCGCGCCCGACGACGCGGACCTGGAGTACTCCGACGCCGCCACCGCGCTGCTCGTCCGCGACACGCCGCCCGACCCGAGGCTCACCGTCCTCGTCGGCCCGGCGGTGGACGCGGGGGAGCTGCTCCCGTCCTCCGCGTCGAGCAGGCCCGGCCGCCTGGAGCCGAAGCTGAGGCGGAGCGGCGCCGTCGCGCTGGGCGCgctccggcggccggcgatggagtTGATGATCCACCGCGTGGCGCTGAAGGAGAGCAGGAACCGGACCTTCTTCACCGCCGTCCGCAGCGTCCCGAGGAGCGACGCCGGCCGCGATGCCTTCTCGGACTCCATCGGACCGGTCGAGGACGGCGACTTTTCCTTTTCCTTGGTGCCGAGGTTTTGGAGTCGTCGCAAGTAGGAGTAGCTAGCAAACAATGTGAGACAGATAATAATGAGAGGGAATTAAAAGTGAGAGGGCGAGAGGTTCTGTGGGCTGTATATATAGCTGGCGGACGTGGAAATGTCGCCCACGCACGTTGGTCAGTGCGGCAAGCTACTCGGCTTTAAGAAATTTCAAGGAATGTACGCACATACAGagcatattttttttctttattttgcgaaatactcccttcgttcctaaatgtaagtctttgtagagattccactataaactgcatacggatgtatatagatgcattttaagtttagatttatttattttgctttgtatgtagtccatctagtggaatctctacaaagatttatatttaagaacggagggagtacatctctaCATGCATACACGTAGACCGGTAGATGCATGCTCTCCGGCCGTTAATTAACGCGTATTCAAAGGTCGTATGACCGAGCAACATGTacatattttcctttttttttgcatggagagcaacatgtactcctacatggcaatCATTGCTGACATCAAGAAGGAACGGCGGCAGTTTTTTACGTGCACTACTGGTATTCTGGGCCTCTGGCGACGGGGTCCTGGTCCAAACGCGCTCGTGGGGCCGGTGGGCCAGTTGGCGCTTTGCTGTCGTGTCGGCCTCCCGGCCATGTTACTCTCGCGTGAGCGCAAGGTTGTGTTGGAAACTTGGAATGAACCTCGCACGACGGACGACAGACGAGGCGTGCGCTGGAGGAGGAGGGGATCAGGTCAGGTCAAACATTGCCGCTCCGCTTCTGCGCCACCGCGCCACCTTGTCCGGCCCGTTGTCTAGATAGAAGATGCTTCGGCGGGAAGGCTGCGGAGCCGTGGTGTGGCGACGACGCGGTAGCTCGTGCGAGCCCGGAGTGACGACGACGGCCACTAGTCCACGTCAGTACAAAGGACAAACGCGTTTGGTTGATTTGTCGCTTACCTCGTCTCGTGTAAACCGGCTCCGACCTGTTGTGCACAAATAAGACGCTGTTAGCTGCAGCCATACTATTTTACGAGGCAAGAGCACTAGAGACCTAAAAACTTAAGTTGTATGTGATGGTTTAGTCCATAAACTTGCAAAAGGTGATCAACTCATCCACAAACTTGTAAACTATGTGATGGTTTAGTCCACAGCCAATCAGAGACGGACAATTGGCGCCCGGTTGGCTGCTGCGTGGCACACCTGGTCGGACCGGCTCTTTTGCGGAAAACCCCTCAACGTTTCAGGAAATCACGCCCGCAGTCCCTGTTCCCTTGTCTTCTTTATCCCTGTTTCCCTTATCAACTACTCcgtccgtccaaaaatacttgtcattaaaatggataaaaaatgatgtatctagaactgaaatacgtctagatacatctccatttattcattttgatgacaagtatttccggacggagggagtatcaacctGCAAACATATTGTTTATTAGTAGTATTATTGTCTCCTTCCTTCTCCAAAGATGTATACACATATACAGTAATTACTAAAGagatataaagagagatgcatgTTTGTAATTATTAAGTTTGACAGGAAACCCATACATGGAACAAACTACTGAAATGATGATCTGAAATTGGCCGTAGTCTGCACCTAGTACTAGTATAACCAATAACTTGTATTGATATATTCTAAATTCTAATACAATAATGGGGGGCTGCTCTACCAGGATTCAGTTACTAGAGCAAATCAGATGAGAACATTCAGAAGTCAGAGCCCAGCTGCAGATCAAAATTCATGGAGTCAGATTAACTCCTCTTTTTTATTTCGGTGGGGGACACATTAAAAACCGGCTCTGTAATGCAACCTCTGTATTTTATTTACTCCTTCTTAACATATAGGCAGTACAAGCTGCCAATTCCTCAAAAAATGCATGGAGTGCTGCTTACCACTTACTcacgcacaaacacacacacacacacagagaggagGAGGAATCAAATTGGTTGAGGCGAAACGTAGAGGGAGAAGAGAGGAGCGTATTCACCACAGGAATCCGACGGTTAATCACGGGCGGTGGAGATcgagaggcggcggccggcggccggagttggagaagaggaagacggacgatgcaGTGCACGGGAGCTCGAAGCGGTCATCCGAGCATGTCTTGCGGGGCTTATCGACATTACCGACAGCCCGAAAGCATGGCACGCCGACGGTGAGCCTGCCACTGGGACACGACCAGCCGCCCCAAGTCGCCTGCGCAACCAGAGCTTCATATCGTCCGGATCTCGACCTTCGCGGCGACCACCGACCGATCGTGGACTGGCCGAGCTCGACCGGTCGCCGACAGTCTTCTTTATCAAGGAGCTAGGGATTTGGACAGGGATAAAGAAGACAGGGGAAATAGGGACTGCGGGCGTGATTTCCTGAAACGTTGACGGGTTTTCCGCAAAAGAGCCGGTCCAACCAGGTGTGCCATGCAGCAGCCAGCTGGGCGCCAATTGTCCGTCTCTGATTGGCGGTGGACTAAACCACCACATAGTTTGCAAGTTTGTGGATGAGTTGATCACCTTTTGCAAGTTTGTGGACTAAATCATCGCATCCAACGCAAGTTTCTGGGTCTCTAGTGCTCTTGCCTTCTATTTTACCGCGAGTTTTACGGAAAAAAGTGGTTAATTCAATTGTCCAACTATAAGCGTACCGCGGGACAGATTGATCGAGTTCTCCATATTTATTTTCAGTCAACATGCAGCGGAGCACAGCACCCAGTTCCAATGCTCGAATAAAAATTTATAGGATATAAACGAGAGATAAACGCACTACTAGTCACACGACTTATGCGAGACGTACATTTTAGTCGCACAATGCTCTGACTGTTTTAAGGTGCTCAAATAACTAGAGTTTATATTTACGGATTTGCTAATTCTCATGTGACTAAGAATTAGTTAAATCTCAGTTTTTTTTATAATACCTCAGTTGACTACAGCCTATAGCTCAGCGATTATAGCGCCACAATTAGCGTTTTTGCATCATTCCGGTTTTGCTTTTTTTTTCTTGAGAATTCTCGTAGTCTTTATTGATTTACCATGGCGTTCATAGGTACAAGAACTTGGTGGGGGGGAAGCCCAACCATAAATGTCTCCCTAATGCTAGATTACAAGCAAATTTGGCTAAGCTATGAGCCTCAAAATTAAAAGTCCTACTTTCAAAAATGAAGGTACAGGACTGGAATTCAGTCGCCGTTTGTAATCATTCCAGTTTGCTGACCAGGGACGGAATTTCGTGTAAGCTCTTTTTGTCTTGGGCCGTCTGACCTTTGTCACACGACAATCCTTTTCTAATTCTTTTTCGTCACGATGCGCCAATTTAGAGCAAAAAGTTGACGAGCACTCATTTGGGAGCCTCTCAACGATTACTTGGGGATGGACTGGTGCGCTCTCGGTCGCTGCCACGTGTCGCACTCTGGGAGCTCCCTTCGGATTTTGTTCATTTTTTCGCATGCGTTTTCAGCTTCTTAGAccagttttttttggtttttcaccgATCTTACTTAGATTTTGgacgaaaaaacatgtttttttcttccgcgagaggcacgattttacTTTCGCAAGAGGCATGGGAGTGTCTCTCGGACACGAAAAAAACAACGCGCTTTCTTTtatttttccttccacgagaggcacgaccatgcctcccgaaaacgaaaaaaaaacacgtttctttttttttcattcgtGAGAGATActtttttgcttccgtgagaggcgcagttttgattttgcaagaggcacggccgtgcctcttgggaaccaaaaaaatgtgttttcttttccacacgaggcacggccgtgcctctcgaaaacgaaaaaaaatgtgttttctttttttttcacgagaggcacagttttgcttacAGGAGAGACATGGATTTGCTTTCGCGGGAGACACAGTCGTGCCTCTGGAAAttgaaaaaaaacgtgttttctttttgtttccttccacgagaggcacggcacgaatttgcttccgcgagaggcacagtcgtgcctTTTTTGGAAAAGAAAGAAAACGTGCTCCTGCTTTGGTTTTCTTCGttagtttttttctgaaaaaaaattcatcaaaacctatcaatatggggatctagttttgaagatctcgacgcgaggagtCCAATTATGAAAACGTTTCGAGATTTGGATATGATTTAAGAGATACAATGTTTTGAATAAACAAATCTATAAAAAAAGGAAATACGCCACTTGTCACAATCTCGAGAGGTTGGAGTGATCTTTGAAGGTCTACTCTCGGTTTTGCGACCTCGATTTTGTTGTGTCTCGCATTAAGTGAGTTGGAAAGATTCTCGCGTAGCAATTGGGCCGGTCCACTTAATACAAGAAATAGTGGAAAAAAGAGAGCGAAGCCGGGGTTTGAACCTCAGCCTGCTAGATAGTTTATAACTACGCTAGCCACGACGCTATGTGTTGAGTTCTGGAAGAACTTTAAGGCACGACCTACATAAGGTAAAAGAGCCAAATTTATCCACCGTTTTTTCTCTTATTCAGTTTCCTTCGGGGTTtttttttattctttcttcttttttcttttttctctgtttctttcattcttttttgcatttctttcgtcagttttctttttcttttttcttaggtttatttgtttctttttcttttttccacttctttggttttctttgtctcttttggttttcattctaaattttttgcatatgtcaacaacatttttctaatacatgttcaatattttttaaatataaaattaacatttttcaaaaggatggtcaacattttttctatacacattttttttattttttaaattcttgattaacattttccaaatacaagattaacttttggtaatacatggtcaacattttttctatgcacGTTAGACATTTTTTAAATCATTGATTAACATCTTCCAAATgcaatattaacattttttaaacacatggacagcattttttctatacacatcaACGTTTTCgaaatgtttaacatttttcaaatacttgttcaacattttttcaaatgattgattaacatttttcatatacctgataaaaaaatcatgatttttaatACGTGGTCAACATTTGTTCTATTCACATTTTAAAAATTTCGGATGCTtgataaacatttttcaaatacttgttcaaaattttatgaaatgcttgattaacactgttatatacatgataaaaaatcatcatttttaatacattttcaacctttttatacacatttaacatttttcaaatattttttcaaaaaaaatcaaatgatTGATTAACTTTTTTAATATCAAGATACAAATTTGTAAAATTTCATATGCTTGGTCAACATTTGACCAAAAAACTATAGATTGATTTTTTAAAGTATCTATTTAGAATATTCCAAGTatgaaaaaattggaaaaaaaaagaaaaaactaaaatatAATATGTAAAGAAACAGAAAAGGAGGTTGTGGCCTCCCGCGTTCCTGGGCTAGCCCATCGTGGTCTCCCCTTCAGCGAGCGTTCCCTCATCTCGCTGAAGGTGAGATATAGGGGCGCCCCAGTTTGTTAGCCTTTGGGCTTTTGTGCATGTGCTAGTCTAGAGTATCTGATATGACCTTGGAGATTTTTAAGGGTCTGTTTGGTTGGCGACTAATTTTGCCGTAATTTTTGCCGCATATTTCTTGCCTTAGATCCTCAAATTCTTAGCCGTATTTTGGCTTATACTAagggaattttgcaaaaaaaaatattgtGTATGAGATATAAGGATTATTTCTCACGAAAAAACTTGCATTAGGTGTGGTTAGAACCTAACACCCATCTAatacatattcaatattttttcaatacaaagttaacatttttttaaacattttcaaatatttttctatacacattttctatattttttaaatacttgattaacattttctaatacatggtcaacattttttctatgcacgttaaatttttttgaaatcattgattaacattttccaaatcCAATATTAAAAAATTTTAAACACATGGTCAACTTTTTTCCATACACATCAACATTTTTCaagtgcttgattaacattttccatatacatgatcaaaaaaatcatgattttttaatatgcggtcaacatttttttctatacacattaaaAATGGAAGCACATTTATCCATATAATTCTCAAAGtgttctttcttttttgttttctcagtCACCATCGACAAGGTTGTTATATACTCCTTGACATGTATGGTTTACAGGTATACACAAATGTTCTAATAATTAAGGAAGATTATCCAAATCACTATCTAGAGCATCTTGAAGGACTTCAATGTTTAGTTATCTAAACAGAAAGTCCATGTAGATGGATCCCCCTTTTTCGATGCTCTCCACTAGCCTATTGATGCAGATATAGAGTGGAGGTCATAATCATGATTTAATTTTTTTAATCTCTTTACTTCATTATCTATAGGATTGTATTTCTAATTATATGGCACtgcaatttttttctttcaaattttAGGATGGTATATACTTGCTGGTATTTTACATGGAGGATTTATGTATCTTTTGTTTGATTTCCCCTTTCGATTCCTTGAAGCTAAATATCACTGAAAGTGATTCTTCAGTTGAGAAAGCATTGTAAATGCTACTCTCTCAAAATATCCATGGCCTAATCAAACAACCCATAAAAAATTCTTTTATGCATTAATATGAAAAGCTCTTGAGTTACCAATACAACATGCATTCATATATATGTTTCCCAAAAGGTAATCCAAAGAGCACATATCCTGTTAAAATTATATCTAAGACGGGATTATGTTCGCAAAAAGATCATTTTGAAATGTCCCCAAATTCAGTCCCAATTATTATTTACACAGATGAAGCAATATGTTTTCAACATAAAAGGCTAAAAATTGACTATGTAAATTACATTTGCAAAATCCTAGCCCGCGCGTTGAGGGGGCTACTTTGCTAGTTGATTGTAAAAAGACTAAAAACTGTGTTTATGTATTGAGTGACTTAATTTGGTGCATTATATTAACTTCATTTATGTTGtggaaatagaagatgaagagattttCTTCATAGGTGCTTGCAACAATAGTTTGTACACTTTCGCATTCTTATTTATTATTTGTACTAATATTTTTATTTCTATATATTACCCATTTTATCATATCGTTAAGCACTAATTTAAATTTTTATTGTGTTATCTGGTCATATTTTGTATATTTTCACCTGTGGTAATTTTGGGGTAGTTATGAGTTAATTTTTAGGGGTTGTAGGCGGTAAGTTTTTGGCCCGGATTCTACTCCATTCCGAGCTCTGCATTGCAAGAAAAGCTAGTGGTATGAGTGTAGAATACTCTGCTTTTGGTCACAGCAAACACGCCATGTATGCTCGACATGAGCGGAGCTTCGTCATTGGTGAGCTGAACCGTGAACCCGTGAAAGACGACATCGTAGGTGTGGCTGGTGAGCTAGCCGGCAAATCATGGAAGCATGCCTATGTTGGAGAGTGAGGAAACGAGCTGCTTTGGCGAGGTGATTTGTTTGAAGGATGTATGTGTTGGAAGGCAATTGGAGCTTGTGTTCTATGGGGTTCTTTGGATTTGGTACCATGACGGAGCCAGGAACCAAATAAAAGGGGGAGGCAAACACAAATGGCTAAGCTTTAGGTGGGAACAAGTAGAATATTTTCCAGTTTCATATGTAAATTTGAAGGATCTATGAATAAGTTTGTCAAACATAGGGGGGCAATGCCCCTCTCCCGGTCTCTTTCAATGGCTGG
This DNA window, taken from Triticum aestivum cultivar Chinese Spring chromosome 1D, IWGSC CS RefSeq v2.1, whole genome shotgun sequence, encodes the following:
- the LOC123170884 gene encoding uncharacterized protein; the protein is MESEKASRPASLLGTLRTAVKKVRFLLSFSATRWIINSIAGRRSAPSATAPLRLSFGSRRPGLLDAEDGSSSPASTAGPTRTVSLGSGGVSRTSSAVAASEYSRSASSGATSSSSGGSSPAGDDDIDRRAEQFIANFYKHIQMERQVSLQLRYCRVDSLQERSPPRRVS